Genomic DNA from Pseudomonadota bacterium:
AATAAGACTGATCTCTTGAACGTTCTTCCTTGTAGAGAAAATATTCGTCTCTTACCTGACCTGTTTCAAATATTGCCAGATTCAGCTTGCTGATTAAATTTGCTTTCTCGCTTATAATAGCTTCCTTCTCAGACAAAAATAGATTGAAGAGTATAAGAAAGGTAAAAGCAGCTATGTTAATGATAATAATAATCCGAAGTTTTGTTTTAATTTTCATATGGCGCCTATTTGATAATTGTAACTGCTTTCGGCTTTACTGCCTTCATTGCATCCGGATAGAAATAACCGAGATAATTAGGAACCTTTGTTTTGTCTGTGAACCTGTTTTTTATTGCCCATCGTGCTTCATCTTCCATAGAGATCAACAGTGACCGATCAAGGGAAAGCTGGTAAACAAAATCATCCCATATTGAAACCAAAAAAAATTCTTCCATATTGGTTTTATTGATTATCACGGCAATCGATTCTTTCTTGTTGCTTTTTATGAATTCTATTGCCTTGTCAAGACTCCTGACAATCTTTTTCAGTAATTCCGGATGTTCATTTGCAAATTGTTTCATAGCAATAAGGTTAAAGGTCTCCCTGTACAATCGGGATTCCGGCAACCTTACGACATTGTCGGGTAATGCTTTGTCTGCCTGATATGCATAGGGCTCGAATATCACAATTGCGTCTATTTTGCCGCTTTGGAGCGCTTCCGGCAAATCCTGTGCCGGGATGTCAATGATTTTTACGTCAGATTTGGTAATCCCGTATTCAGATAAATATACATGGCTGAAAAAATGAGCTGCTGTGCTGAAAGGAGTCCCTATCTTTTTACCTTTCAAATCTTCAGGACTTTTTATTCCTTTGTCTTTTCTGCCGAGTACCTTGCAATTATTGTAACTATAGGCAAATGTTGCAATGACAACGAAATCGTTGCGTATAAAGCTATTAAACACAATCGGGATATCTGTAACAGTAGAAAGTTTAACCTCTCCTGCAAACATGCCCTCCATTGCCTTTTTGCCGGATGGGTGAGGTTTTATCGTAACATCAAGCCCTTCGTCTGAAAAATACCTTTTCTCATTAGCGATGAAAATGGGCACAGATAGCATTCCAGATCCAACGCCAATCGTCACCTTTTCATTTGGGCCGCTTGGGCCGGCAGATTTTTCCGTTTTCTGGCAGGATATGAAAAAAACTGCAAATGCTAAAAAAAAGGTTATTCCGAAAATAGTTCCTGATACTATTTTATGTTTTATTCTCATCATCGCAATCTATCCCTTACAAAATAAAAATTAATACAATATAGAAACTAAGCAAATCATGGTCCCGTTGGTTCAAATTTAAACT
This window encodes:
- a CDS encoding NrtA/SsuA/CpmA family ABC transporter substrate-binding protein; amino-acid sequence: MPIFIANEKRYFSDEGLDVTIKPHPSGKKAMEGMFAGEVKLSTVTDIPIVFNSFIRNDFVVIATFAYSYNNCKVLGRKDKGIKSPEDLKGKKIGTPFSTAAHFFSHVYLSEYGITKSDVKIIDIPAQDLPEALQSGKIDAIVIFEPYAYQADKALPDNVVRLPESRLYRETFNLIAMKQFANEHPELLKKIVRSLDKAIEFIKSNKKESIAVIINKTNMEEFFLVSIWDDFVYQLSLDRSLLISMEDEARWAIKNRFTDKTKVPNYLGYFYPDAMKAVKPKAVTIIK